One part of the Anguilla anguilla isolate fAngAng1 chromosome 11, fAngAng1.pri, whole genome shotgun sequence genome encodes these proteins:
- the LOC118207241 gene encoding SAP domain-containing ribonucleoprotein-like: protein MAEVVELQKLKLAELKQECAARGLSVKGNKAELIARLQEHESYLEEHEEDVNEEEVLGEETEESAKTEAAIGEKPASEEAGGPEGTTEKKVVKITPPIPIDERLQKRAERFNVPPSADSKKAMRAARFGLPAVAPVSSLGDPAISKAPVDVGVLKKRAERFGMNVSSISKKVEEDEKLKKRKERFGGSATAAAAGGEDSEAKKRKRAERFGNV from the exons ATGGCAGAGGTTGTGGAGCTACAGAAACTGAAG TTGGCGGAGCTGAAGCAGGAGTGTGCAGCCAGGGGCCTCAGTGTGAAGGGGAACAAAGCCGAGCTCATCGCCCGGCTGCAGGAACACGAGAGCTACCTGGAGGAGCACG AGGAAGATGTTAATGAAGAAGAGGTGCTGGGAGAAGAGACTgag GAGTCAGCGAAAACGGAGGCAGCTATCGGAGAGAAACCAGCCAGCGAGGAGGCGGGTGGACCAGAAGG gACAACTGAGAAGAAGGTTGTTAAAATAACCCCTCCGATACCGATTGATGAG AGGTTACAGAAACGTGCGGAACGCTTCAATGTGCCGCCCTCTGCTGACAGCAAGAAGGCAATGCGTGCTGCCAG GTTTGGTTTGCCAGCTGTTGCACCAGTGTCCTCCCTAG GTGATCCTGCAATCAGCAAAGCGCCA GTCGACGTAGGTGTCCTGAAAAAGAGAGCTGAGCGGTTTGGGATGAACGTGTCTTCCATCTCCAAGAAG GTTGAAGAAGATGAGAAACtaaagaagaggaaggagaggttTGGGGGTTCAGCCAccgcagctgctgctggaggagaggacTCTGAG GCAAAAAAGCGGAAAAGAGCAGAGCGATTTGGAAACGTATGA
- the ccnt1 gene encoding cyclin-T1 has protein sequence MAASFPSPSAANNKWYFTREQIENSPSRRAGLDPDKELSYRQQAANLLQDMGQRLNVSQLTINTAIVYMHRFYMVQSFTRFHRNVIAPATLFLAAKVEEQPRKLEHVIKVTHACLNPQDPSPDTRSDAYLQQAQDLVILESIILQTLAFEITIDHPHTHVVKCTQLVRVVPASKDLAQTSYFMATNSLHLTTFCLQYSPPIVACVCIHLACKWSNWEIPVSTDSKHWWEYVDPTVTLELLDELTHEFLQILEKTPSRLKRIRNWKAAGQTVKKTKVQEEGDQTEAMMSMISMASSESTLAGLMSLSAPSGAAAASSSASAAPSLGDKDRSSQHWPSGGKAGEHQQNQELSAHVPAKVSLSEYRAKNADVLAAQKRKLENMEASVKRDYASAAQALIGQQRREKHQHHQQQQQQQQQQQQQQLSSSSSSHGPGAGSAPDPNPSPIVLKIPLEKERQDRSSLKVRLPLGSGGGAGGGHSGGGGGGGGGGGGGGSRAGDDFKVRIRVPERRAGAGEEGKSRDKHRDRSNHHHHHHHHHHHHSSSSGGSSSSSSSHKHSAGPGGGGAAGTGKKASGESRTGSSSSSSSSRKRPHPEPSLAVHPPKAGKSSRNSYQLPPMPGPPAHPLSLGHDSLPPAGLAHHQGPYPHPKLDKADTNGHNAAGGGQSNEYQDTFEMLNSLLSAQGVQPSQGSMFDYRTQYGEYPRYPAGSRGGGSRPPPLPTEPPPPLPPLPK, from the exons ATGGCGGCGTCGtttccttctccttctgcaGCTAACAACAAATGGTATTTTACCCGAGAACAGATCGAGAATAGCCCGTCTCGCCGTGCTGGGCTGGATCCAGATAAAGAACTGTCGTATAGACAGCAAGCGGCTAATCTACTACAGGACATGGGACAGCGACTCAATGT GTCCCAGCTAACTATCAACACTGCCATTGTGTACATGCACCGTTTTTACATGGTCCAGTCCTTCACCCGCTTCCACAGAAAT GTGATCGCCCCCGCCACCCTGTTCCTGGCCGCCAAGGTGGAGGAGCAGCCCCGCAAGCTGGAGCACGTGATAAAGGTCACCCATGCGTGCCTCAACCCTCAGGACCCGTCGCCGGACACCAGGAGCGAC GCTTACCTGCAGCAAGCCCAAGACCTGGTCATTCTTGAGAGCATTATCCTCCAGACCCTCG CATTTGAAATCACCATTGaccacccacatacacatgtTGTCAAGTGCACCCAGCTGGTCAGAG ttgttccagCGAGTAAGGACTTGGCCCAGACGTCATACTTCATGGCGACAAACAG CCTGCACCTGACAACCTTCTGCCTGCAGTACAGCCCACCCATcgtggcctgtgtgtgcatccatCTGGCTTGCAAGTGGTCCAACTGGGAGATCCCGGTGTCCACCGACAGCAAGCACTGGTGGGAGTACGTGGACCCCACCGTCACACTCGAGCTGCTGGACG AGCTCACGCATGAGTTCCTGCAGATCCTGGAGAAGACTCCCAGCCGATTAAAACGCATTCGCAACTGGAAG GCGGCGGGCCAGACGGTGAAGAAGACGAAGGTCCAAGAGGAGGGAGACCAGACGGAGGCGATGATGAGCATGATCTCCATGGCGTCGTCCGAGAGCACGCTGGCGGGGCTGATGAGCCTCTCCGCCCCGtccggcgccgccgccgcctcttCCTCCGCCTCTGCCGCCCCGTCGCTAGGCGACAAGGACCGCAGCTCCCAGCACTGGCCGTCCGGCGGCAAGGCGGGGGAGCACCAGCAGAACCAGGAGCTGAGCGCGCACGTGCCCGCCAAGGTCTCCCTCAGCGAGTACCGCGCCAAGAACGCCGACGTGCTGGCCGCCCAGAAGCGCAAGCTGGAGAACATGGAGGCCAGCGTCAAGCGGGACTACGCCTCTGCCGCCCAGGCCCTGATCGGCCAGCAGAGGAGGGAGAagcaccagcaccaccagcagcagcagcagcagcagcagcagcagcagcaacagcagctgtcctcctcctcctcctcgcacGGGCCGGgcgcaggctccgcccccgacCCGAACCCCTCCCCGATCGTACTCAAGATCCCCCTGGAGAAGGAGAGGCAGGACCGCAGCTCGCTGAAGGTGCGCCTCCCGCTGGggtccgggggcggggccgggggcggacacagcgggggagggggagggggcgggggcgggggcgggggaggggggagccgGGCGGGAGACGACTTCAAGGTGCGGATCCGGGTGCCGGAGAGGCGGGCGGGGGCCGGCGAGGAGGGGAAGAGCCGGGACAAGCACAGGGACCGCtccaaccaccaccaccatcaccaccaccaccaccaccaccactcctCTTCCAGCGGgggctcttcctcctcctcgtcctcacacaaacactcggCCGGCCCGGGCGGAGGCGGGGCGGCCGGGACCGGCAAAAAGGCGTCCGGCGAATCCAGGACCGGctcctcctcgtcttcctcctcgtcCCGGAAGAGGCCCCACCCGGAGCCCTCGCTGGCCGTCCACCCCCCGAAAGCCGGCAAGTCCTCCAGGAACTCGTACCAGCTCCCCCCAATGCCCGGCCCCCCCGCTCACCCGCTGAGCCTCGGACACGACAGCCTGCCGCCCGCGGGACTCGCCCACCACCAGGGCCCGTACCCCCACCCGAAACTGGACAAGGCCGACACCAACGGCCACAACGCGGCGGGGGGCGGCCAGTCCAACGAGTACCAGGACACCTTCGAGATGCTCAACTCGCTCCTGAGCGCGCAGGGCGTTCAGCCCTCTCAGGGGTCCATGTTCGACTACCGCACGCAGTACGGCGAGTACCCCCGCTACCCCGCCGGGTCGCGGGGCGGGGGGTcccggcccccgcccctgcccacggaacccccgccccctctgccccccctccccaaatga